The DNA window CAGTTTTGGCTGCAAATGGATACATTCAACATTACTGTGGAAAATACAACGCTAATAAGTAAATGTAGCAGGGGGGAATGATCTGACTTCACTATGtttggaggaagagagaaaaggcaaCAATATCCACTGATGACTGAAGGAAAGATATGAAAGGAAGCAAGCAGTACgcagagaagaaaagataagAGGCATGCCTATATTGCGTCAGGCAAAGCAAGGCATCTATTTGCAAGAATTCTgagtatgatttttttccaaaatgggTTGTGTGTCCCTCTGGCTCTATAAAACATACACGTGAAGATGGCTAAGACATAATGAAGTACTTAATGGGAGAAAACTTGTATGACTGATCGACTACTTGTACGTACAAGTACTCTACAAATTATTCATTTGTAGTGAGTTAACTTCCAATGAACTAAAATTCTGTCTAATGAAGATTCAGAGCTCACAGCAGAGAGCTGATTCTACTGCTACTCTCTTTCAACTCAAAACAAAAGCCTTTCTAACTGCTTTTGAGAGCTCCTATACATTCTTGACATCTGGGATTTCTGCAGCAGGGCATGAAACAATAATTAATCAAAACAAACCTACTAAAAGGAGTAAATGAATCACCAAATTGCTGGAGCATGCAGGATTTATTGGAGCATAATGCTCTGCCTGAAGGTTCTTTCTCAGCCAGAATAGCAATAAACATTTCAAACAAGCCTGAACTCCTGTTATTAGAAGCTGAAGAGAGCATAGCTCCTACAGTTTGTTTAATTAAAGCCtgatttttactatttttacaTATGACCTTTTCAAAAGTGCATGCTTGCATATGTAAGTGGGAAACTAccaaagagcaaataaaagcaaaatgagaaggcagagaaacagCCTTTAAAGCAAAGGATGTTCAGCAGTAACACaaggggatttaaaaaaaataaatggttcctctttaaaacaaaaaagacatcAGGAATAATGATAGCCAAATTATCTACTGCTAGTGGGTGAAGCACAGCATTTTGCTGTAACACAAAGAATGTTCAGAAACCTGGAATGCAAACACAGGCTATAGTGTGTTGTCctagaaaaaggagagagaaaagccaGTGTTTACACTGAGCATCTCCCCCTCTAGAGCAGGTCTGATGGAGAATGAGGGCTTACtcccctgctgcttctgcactaCCATTAACCCTTCACTAGTGCAGTGTGGTATCTCACCTCCACAGAGAGAGCCCCAGGGTACAGAATCTGCAGGACATCTCCAGACTTGGTATGATATGGAACCAGTTGATCGCCTCGCTGGCGAGCAATCACAGTCACcttggaagaaagggaaaactaTTTACTGATTTCTGAGTTGGGAACAGAATttgcaaaacacagaaacagccaAAGGCTCACCTGATCAGCAGAGCCCAAATGGGGGTCATCTCCGCTCAGACCTGCATAGAAGAATGAGACACGAAGGTCTCCTACCTACAAATAAGAGAATATTGGAAgtcaagaaagatttctttatgAAAGAGAATCACAGGAAAGACAACTCTGCATGGGAACACCCTTTATGTATCAACACCTTTTCTGAACGTTTATGTCAAGCCAGAGGATGTCCAGAACGATTTCCAAGCTATGCTTTTTTCAGGCCTAGTTAATAGCTGAAACACGACAGCTCAAATGCTGTTTTGCAATACGCCCTCTGATTTAGCTGCAGGAGCACATTAACACCAATGAGACCTGATGTTCATCCCTTGTCATTTCATCTTTTGGcagaggagggcaggcagcacaagcTGACAACAAGCTGTTTCATTGTACCTCTGTTCAGTacagcagagcagaggtataacccacCTCCCAGCACCATCGCAGgtctttccatttaaaagcacagcagaCAAGAATACAGGAGACAAAGAAGCAGGATCAGAAACTTCCTGCAAAATAAACACTCATGCTGAAGGACTGGACTAAGGGTGTCATCCTATGTGATGGTCTGCACTCACATTTCtacatatttaaatagaaatgcAACATGCCCCGACTTTCTTTTTCACATAACAGTAATCACTGCTTTGCTTTATGTTTCTCGTCTTACTTCTGGACGCCTGGGGTTCTCGCTGTGGTAAAAGTAATCTCCTCCTCGGGTAACATCGGCATGTGGATCCTCAAGGTGTGACAAGCTCAACTGCTTGAAGTCATCAATTTTATCCACAAGGCctaagcagaagaaagaaacaagctCAGGTCTGGTGTCTGATTTGGAACAGCCAATTTGCTGGCTGGCTTCCTGATTATCCCTTGAAATGACTGCCATTGTGGAAAGAACCAAAATCAGCTGCTGATGCAACAACGGACACAAAGCCAGTACAATGCAATCCTTACCATTGGAAAGAACGAAGCTGCCAACTTGGACATTAGGAGAAACAGCAGTGAAAGACTCCACAGCCATGGCactgaggaacagaaaaattCCCTCATTAGTCCCAGAATTATGATCAAACTCTTGATTTGCAGTATATAATATACAGCACATAAAAGGTACTATATCAAACACCAGGAAAAACTCAATGAACTAAACAGCTGTCATGATGGGAAAACAAATCCATCAAGAAACTGTGTCCAGACTTCATAGTGTTGGAGCTGTTTAAGTTAAGACAAGATACGACTGTCTCATACCCTGGCCTGACCTTCCATTCACACTACAGGATCTCAGTAGTTTTTCCTGTACTGAACCTCTAATGGGCTGAAAGATCTCAGCTCTTAGCTATCTGTTCAGTGGTGATATAGAGGCTTTGAGTGACAATGAGTTAATCACATTCCTAGATTAATTCCTGCAACATTTAACTACACTCATAAATGCACTTTACTTCTAGCCTGAATTTATTTAGCTTCCACTGTCAACTGCTAGATCTTACATGCTAAATTAAGAAACCTAGATCATAAAACTCCGCCATATAAAGGTACTTCTATATCATGGCCAAGATAATAAAATTCCAAGCTCAGAAATCGTTTACCAACAGACTTGACTTCATTCTCGTAAGCAGTACTACTAGAATCTCCTTGGCAGtaaagaacagattttatttttgcaaatgtcTGAGTTGCATAAAAAGAtaagatggatggatggagtaAGATGACATGTAGTACACACTTAAAATAGAGTCTTGTTAATGCTAGGCATGAATCCTAACATTCAGCATGTCTGCATATACCGTGCTGTCTCATGCAAGGATCCACCACAGCTACGCTGTCTCTTTGGTTTGTACAAATACACTCAGATGAAATGTTCTAACtgaataaaatatgtttcttaCTCTCAATTGGAGATTTGCATTTACTGGAAAATGCTTGGAGaattttcattaacaaaaaaGTGTGCATGGGGAGGAGAGACAAAGCAGGTATGTCACCTGAGCATCCTTTTTTCCATTGTCTCATCTATACAAGTCTGCTAGTTGGGACTTATAACCAAAACCATGCAGATTTTCGATTTCCCTCCTGAAGTAGTACTTCCAAATAAAGGACAGTGTATTTGGAGAAGCCCACACAACCAAAACAAAGTTCTGGAGATTTTGCAAAGTTCAAAGTTTTGTTGGAATCCTGGTCCTACTATCACCccagctgtatttttcattcacaCATGGTGTTTTTTGCCAGATGGCATCCTGCATCCTAAGGAACCAAGCAGGTGCTGTGAGAATGACAAGCAAGCTAAAACTTAGCATTAAAAATGGCACATTGTAGTGTTAATAAAATGCTGCAGATGAAAGATATATGAAACAAATTATATATGGGCAATTGCCACACGTAAGCCTGAGCTCATGCATGCTATCTTAGAAAAGGCAGCATGCAAGTGGCGTGACAAGCTCATGAGATACCTGCTATTCTAACCCTGTATTTGTAATAGAGGAAAGAATTAGTAATAGACTGCAGTAATAGACTGctctaacagaaaataaaagtcagaAGGGAACCCATTCAAGTTCTCCTACAAGGAGATCCAATGGCCCAGAGGTAATATAACAACAGCCTGATGTCCAGCCATTACTAATGGACAGCTTAATTCTGGTTCCACCAGGCTGCTCTGAACTGCTCTCTAATCTTTCTACACTTTAGTTCTCCCAACTACCAAAAGACCAACAGTTTCCAACTACTTCACTGTGTCATGAAGGTTAGTCATTTAGATTTCATCTTTGATCAGATACAGTGACAGAATCTAGAGGGACTGCTAGGTGGTAAATTACCTAGGGTTTTTGTGTCCAATTTCTCGATCAAAGTTCCTGCTGTTCACAACTTCTGATTTCCATTCGGTATCTATAGAAAATTATATGAAGGTTGaggagaaaataggaaaaattgCCAGTCAGATCTTAGTCAATGAAGACACCTTTCAATCAACGAATCAGTTCTAAGCTACACTTGCAGTAATAATGTTTACATCAAAGTATGTATGTGATAGTCTGTACTGATAAGTAAATCCATCTTCCTAGCATATTAATAAGGAATGGCAGGATTTAGAAAAAAGGATTTTAGCAATAAAACTGTAACTCAACTTCACTCAGTGGGAGCTTTGCTGTTGGGTTTGATTCCTGGCTCCACTCTTTGGGAATAATCTGGGTTTGTGAGGAAAAGCTGTGAGCTCTGCTGGAACTACCAAATTTCAGCGCAGTCAAGCAACAGATGGAGACAGTACCTGTATGTGCCACTGTCAAAAATGTATAATGCTGCCTTCATTCAGGCCACAGCAGCCTTCCCACATCCCCAGAACACATACCAGTAGGTTTCTTGTAACTCCTACAAAACTAGAGTCCCTTTTCTGAGCAGCTTCCATATTAAATACAGCTTGCCCTACTTCCATgaaggagcagagaggaaggaaagggagttTGGTTAAACAGTGGAGTAGGGATCATTGCAAGAGATATTCTGGTGTATTCGGTACATGGCAAGATTTGGGGTGGGGGCGTGGACTacaggggtggcctctgtgggGGTGCCCTGTGTTGGACACAGCTGGCTCCACTTCAAACCTGCTGCAGGCCActtctgtgaaaacatttttaagaaagggcagaaaacacCAAATGGGAAAGGGAGCAtaaaaaaaggagcaagaaCCTACAGAGGGAGCACCAAAGTCAGAGAAGGAGGTGCTCTGTAGCAGAGGAGGTATTCACTGCACCATTGGGAGAGTCCATGCTGGAGCATGGGAAAAGTGTAAGGAGAGTAGCAGTGAGAAACCACTATGTACTGATTGTAAGCCTAACCCACCCCCTGCACTGCTCGCTGCTTCACTAAAGGGAGGGAGCATAACCTGTAGCAATAACAAAGCTGGGGGCAGCAAGGGGAGAGGAGTCTGAAGTGAAATTGAGCCTGGGAAAGGGTAAGAGCAAATGTGTTTACCCAACACCCTAATCagtaattaaatatatattttaattgacaataaattaagttaattttccccaagtcgagtctgttttgtcCATGATGGTAGAATTGGTAAGCGATCTCCCcatctttatttcaacccaGAAGCTCTCTCATTCCTGTTCTTCCCAACCTCTTCCCTGCTAAGGAGAAGAGGAGTCCCGCTAAGGAGAGTAAGCAAGCGGAGTAAGTGCGGGCCCTTGGCTCCCAGCCAGAGCTAAACCACCACATCTAGTAATACATGGACTTCTGCTGGACAGAATCCATCAATCTTGAGAGGGCAGCTGTTTTTTATAAACGGCatttcttttgctctctgcCACTGTAAGGCTATTTTCACGGCTCACAAACACTAGCTTTGCTCCTAATGTGTCTCCATGCTGCAGGGTCCCATGCTTCACTGAACTGGGGCATTTTTACGATCACACCCAGAAACTGCTGCACACCCATGTTACACATCCATGTGCTTTAATCAAGAGATAAATGAGGCACAGAGACCAATCTCCAGATATACGATGACTCAGAGTATTTTTCTGCCACTGGGTAAATCAGAATAACACTCTCAGTTCTGCTCCTGCCAAAAAGGTATTTGGCAAAAGCTACAGCTCACATCAGAAGGTGCAGATGGTTTTTATTATCTGGTATCAACACGTAAACAGACTCTCAATGGGCTGGAGCTACACTGTTCTTCCCTgtctattttcttttgctcacGCCTGACACGTGCTCAATTACTCCACTTCTGAAGAGTAATCTCAGGCATAGCTTTGAACATGCTCCTATCTCTGCCCATCTCCAGCCACTGACGACCTTACAGGTCCTATCTCCAGAGCACCTTATCCCTGGATGCTGCTCTGAACCTCCAGGAGTTCCAAGACAAGACTTTCTGTAGTAGTTGCTTGCTAACAGCACACCTCCTTTCACCTCAGTCACCTCAAGAAATGGAGGTCCTGCCATTTGTTtaggaaacagaatttttgcttatttcttcacattcctttctttcatttcccaaaaagaaaatacagggtttacaacaaaaatcaaaatacacacacataaaagtCCAAAGTTACATGCATAAAAGAAAAGGGACTTTCTGTTGGTCAACTTACTGTATGaatattttgtctctttcttaATCTCACCATTCTCTTCATACTCCCTGCAGAGAAAAGAGTGGGATGAGAATGAAAACAgtgcacacacacccctgctCAGGGCAGAATACACTTTACAAATGAAATGCACAGGCAGCTCACTGGCAACAGAAACTTATCTTTACAAGTAAACTAACTCTTCTCTGAACTACCTATTCCAAAGACATAGATTCTCTGTACAACGAGGAAACTACACACAAATGCTAACCGACCACACACTTATTCACATGTTGCCATCCAGGAGTCTACTAGATTGATGTGGAACAACCAAAATTAAAGACAGTGAGAAAAGCTGACTTAAATCAACAAGTCTTTTACAGATGCTGCACCATAACCGTGTTAAAACcaagaagttatttttcacaCCTTCACAAcgtctgacttttttttttttgtataccACAAAAGAAATTGGCACTTGAGTTCTGTGGAGTCACGCCTATTTAATAGCTACGAACTTCTATACTACTGTcagtttaattattattaacaacagaaacatttcttccccttctgcttGCAACTATTAGCAGAGTAGCTAAAATCTCATTACAGTTTTGTAAATCCCCTTGGTAAGGTACCTAAACTGCAGTGTTGCCTATTATGAACTAATAGTTCATAATAGTTGAGTGTCTCTCAAGCAACTAAAATTTGCAGTTTACTTTCACAGCTAGAAATTAATGTTGGCTTTTGATTATTAAGGATAAGGGGTAGCAGAGTCTTCTAAAAATTGAGAAAACATGTCTTGTTTAATTAAGTACTTAAATTTGCACATGTTTAtaccaaagaaattaaaagacttCCCTCAGTCGTGTGCAGTAAAGCCTCAAGTGTCCACAAGTCTGAGAAAAGAATCTGACTTCCAGATTCAATTGGATACAATAGGGgttttaattgctttgaaaTTTATTTGTGTGTTAGGCTGTAGGTATTAACCAGGCAGTTTTGGGGTCAATGGGTTTATCAGAGTTTATTCTGGAATTCATAACTGAAATTGTTGGGTTCACTTACTTTTCTAAGAAAAGTTAAGACCCctttgggagatttttttttttttaaaaaaaggcaaccaaccaaccaaaaaaatccaacaagTCACTGTGGAAAGCCAAGGGAAAATATGATGAAGTTTCTGGATTCAGCAAAatctttttgtatttcctttttgaggacagggaaaaaaactggCTAGGAAGTCCATGATCAACTTTTAGAGAATGGCAGTAGAAACAGTTTAGcagatggaggaagaaaagaggattataaagttttatttgaaaaaattcaGAACCAAGTGTTTTGGGACAATGGTTTTGATTCTGCTAATCAACTAGCACGGGGGTGGAGTTACAGAAATCCTGATAGGCAGAAAGTACatcaataaataaaagaagCTTTAGGAACATTAGAAAGGATAGAAGTCAACTGAGTCTGGGAAAAACacaagtgttttatttcttttttctttttcgtGAATTAGTAAAGATCTTTGAATTCTGTTGACACCACTAATGACAGAAAATAGATCAATGGGCTCTGAGGTGGCCCAGTATCAGctaacaataacaaaaacaaaaaaaccacagctgcAGCATGGAGGCCAAGAAACCCCACATGAAGTTATACAAAATCAGGAAGTAGAAACATTTGATAAAAGACCTTGGATGATATGCAAATTTTATCAGATGCAAATTCTGCAGGATTGACCATCTACAAGACCTGACATCTCCAAGGAAATTAAAGTGACTCTCTAAAAAACCCAAGAGCTCTAGAATTTTCCTGCCATAAAGacttgttgggtttttttaatttggaggtgaggagaaaaaaaaagtgatgggATCCTGGTAATAAAACAGCTTTATGAACAacttttaaagatttctttcaCTTACGTGGAATCTTCATATTCTACCCATTGGTACATTTCCACGTTACGCTTAAGTTTGACAGCTTGGATGGAGAGCCCATAGCTGGGATCAAACAaaggctatttaaaaattaaagaaaatatgaatcAGTGTAAGTGCTGTACCTCACAAACTCAAACACTTTACTTTTATGATGAAACCTATTTACATACCTCACTGTACATAGTTAGTACTATGTTATACACAGTTGAATATAGAATAGATGTtatgaaagacaaaaaggagTAACTGTTATAGATCACTGATAAATCTGACCATGAAATTATTGCCATAGTgaagaataaaaccagaaatgctgGGTAATGGTATGCAGGCTTAAGTGTCTGAACCATggagagattttattttgctggaagCTACTGTGCTGTGTTACCTTCTGCAATGCAGGCTGACCACGGAAAGCGTCATCACTACTGAAAAGTCAGAACTTGCAGAGTCTCTGTACTGCAAGAGCCTAAAGACTTTATAATATCATGAATACACAACACGTTCCCTATGCAAGGGGGAATTGAAATTACCCACCAAAGGGAGTGAGAGGGTAAACACAGCTAGAGGTAGTATGTTGTTTGGGAGTAGGGAGACCAAGGCTGTACAGCACCTCCCCAATTCTGAGCTGAGAACCAAAGTTTGGGTGGTAGCCAGCAATGCTTGCAGGGGAGGAGAGAAGCTACGTGTCTTCTCATCAGACAtcaaacataattttaattggcaaagccttttccttccctccaagCTTGAAATACTCATCTCTTCAGTAGGCTATCTTATTTACCTTAGACGTACTCAGAGCACCAGCTAAGTGCACCAATCTCCCCTCATTCTGCTGAGACACACTGTGGATGCTATCAAGAGGGATCACAAGAGAAAGTCCCTCATCAAGAGATTTGGCTGTCCTTAAAGCTCGTCCCTGCAATGAAGAAAGGCAAATTCAAACTGTGGAGAATCAATGGTACAGCGGTATTTTGTGAAAAAGGTTAGCAGACAAGTGATCTGAAGGCTGCAAGAAATGCTTGTGTATGCAGCCTTAAGCCATATTCTTGAAACACACTTGTGTTTCTCtactctctctttctctgtgtctgACACAGTTTGGGGCAGTACTTCTTACACAAAGATTATTCTCCAAGAGTCCAAAAGTTATTACTCTTCACCTCTTACCTTGTTCATTGTTCAAGAGTAACTGCAAAAGTTATGCCAATTATAGTCCTTTTTCCACAGACACATATGACTACTTGGCAGAAGTTTACCTTACCTTACCATATGTGCTGgtttagagttaattttcttcatagtagctagtaggGGGCcatgttctggatttgtgctgaaaacagtgttgataatacagggatgttttagctgttgctgaacagtgcttacacagactccagaccttttctgcctctcatcccaccccaccagcgagtgggctggggggcacaagaggttgggaggggacatggctgggacagctgacctcaacagacccaagggatgtcctactcagcatgtaaagctggggaaggaggaaggggcaggATGTTCAGAgcgatggcatttgtcttcccaaataaccattacacgtgatggagccctgctttcctggagatggctgaacacctgtctgcccatgggaagtagtgaattaattccttgttttgctttgcttacat is part of the Phalacrocorax aristotelis chromosome 6, bGulAri2.1, whole genome shotgun sequence genome and encodes:
- the TMEM43 gene encoding transmembrane protein 43 isoform X2, whose translation is MSRNFSDTGSRKEHVKITSESKPGFLERLSETSGGMLVGLVTFLLSFYLLFTNEGRALRTAKSLDEGLSLVIPLDSIHSVSQQNEGRLVHLAGALSTSKPLFDPSYGLSIQAVKLKRNVEMYQWVEYEDSTEYEENGEIKKETKYSYNTEWKSEVVNSRNFDREIGHKNPSAMAVESFTAVSPNVQVGSFVLSNGLVDKIDDFKQLSLSHLEDPHADVTRGGDYFYHSENPRRPEVGDLRVSFFYAGLSGDDPHLGSADQVTVIARQRGDQLVPYHTKSGDVLQILYPGALSVEEVFQKEHESNTMKTWVLRGAGWLAMFVGISLMTRIFYTLVDWFPVVRDLVNIGLKAFAFCVASSLSLLTISIGWLFYRPLWALLIGLLSVVPLVVAKSRVPPKKQQ